Below is a window of Vibrio fortis DNA.
GCGCTCGATGGTATCTTTACTGCCACTATTCGACGTTGAGCTCGCGATTAATTATGACTTAGGCACAGACAGTTGCATCTCTGGCTGGGCTTGTTTCTTCGCTCGGATTTTACGAACAACAAACCAGATCAACAGGCCAAGTAGAATAGCGACGACATTACCCACGCCAATAATGATCATGCTGCGTTGTCTCTCTTCTTCACGCTGTTTCAACAACAGTTGCTCAGCGGCAATACGTTTCTGCTCAGCCAACGCTTCTTCTTGAAGACGACGAGATTCGGCTAAATCAATCTCTTCAACAACACTGTAGGTTTGTTGTTTAATCGGGAACATCAATGGGCGCTGGCTTGAAGCATCTGTCGCAAAGACTCGTCCAGACCAAGAATAGATTCCCAAATCTCCAACATAGGGAACTTCCATTGAAACTTTCATACCTTCAGCCGCAGCTTGTCCTTGCTGATAAGAGATATACTCATCAGGCGCAGTATGTTCTACATGAGTCGCCAACGAGCTTGGTGCAATCATGCCCTGCTCACCCGATACAATAATCGTATGAGGCGTTCCCTCTTTGCGAGACTGAATAAAAGTCGTCGAGATAGGTGATGGGTAGACAAGCACTTGCTGCTCTTGAGCACGAAGAAATACCCCGTTTCCAGAGGTGATTCTAGCTCGGTACTTTCCAGGCTCTATATCAATCGGTAACGCAACAGTGAACACACCATCGCCCGCCTTCTCATCAAGATCTTCACCGTTATCGGCAAATTCACCCATAATGACAGGCACCGGGCGAGCTTCACGAACCAAAGCATCTTCGTTTTCGATGTACTTGGTGAAAGTCACCTTGAGGTTGACCCTATCCAGAAAATCACGAAGTACTAAAGGCTTGCCGTCGGACGTCAGGCGAGCCGTGAACTTCAGCACTTCGCTTTGATAGAGTTTGTCTGGGAATTGCTTTGCATCAAGCACCAGATGAGAAAGTAACTTGATATTGTTCTTTGGAGAGACTTTGCCCACGGCTTGCCAAGGCCCCGGCATCGGGTGGTCTATGGAAACGATATCCATTGATGGCTCTTGGTACCAACGAACATTGTCTGCATTGCGCCATGAATAGTATTTTTTACCATCCGGGCGAACCAATACCACAGGTTGAGAATTGTCGGCTCGATAGATAACAAACGTAATCTGTTCGATACTTGGATCCACTCTAAAGCGATTATCCAAGAGTCGAATTGAGGACTCTGTTGCCGCCTGTACACTGATACTAAGAAGTAACAAGCAACTCCAAGCCAATGCCTTAAACATACTCTCTCCCTACTGACGCCAGAGGCAGCTTCCACTCTCCTCGACGAGATCTAAACGATTTTTATGCGCTTCTAATTCATCGGCCGTTGCACGCAAAACCTTTAGCGATTTTCGTCCACTTTCGACACGACGGATCCCTTCCGCGGTACCCTCTTGTTGTCCCGCATTGAATTGCAGCGAGGTTTGCCCACCTGTCATTAGTAGGTAAACGTCAGCTAGAATCTCCGCATCGAGCAAAGCGCCGTGGAGCGTTCGGTGCGAGTTATCAATGCCGTATCGCTCACAGAGAATATCGAGGTTGTTACGCTTGCCCGGGAAGATCTTCTTCGCCATCGCAAGGGTATCGGTCACCTTACAGTAGTCGTCGGTTTTACCGATACTTGGATCGAGCTTCTCAAACTCATAGTCCATAAAGCCCGTATCGAAGGGCGCGTTATGAGCGACCAGCTCAGCGTCTTTAATAAACTCAAGAAACTCTTTGTGAACATCCTGATACTCAGGCTTATCAACCAAGAACTCATCAGTAATACCGTGAACGCCAATCGCCTCTTCTTGAATAGCACGATCAGGTTTGATGTAGACGTGGAAGTGACGCCCAGTTAATTTACGGTTGACGATCTCTACCGCACCGATCTCAATAATACGATGCCCAAGATAATGTGGCCCGCCTTCGGTGTTCATACCTGTCGTTTCGGTATCGAGTACAACAATGCGCTTGTTTTCAGCGTTTGAGCGGTGTTCAGAATTGTTACTGGTATTCATAAGGATAACTGTGTCAGACTATGCCGATAATGTGCTTAAGGTAATAGTATCAAATCATGACGAAACAAGTTGAAATTTTCACTGATGGTTCGTGTCTCGGTAATCCAGGCCCTGGTGGCTATGGGATCGTACTCCGTTATAAGCAGACTGAAAAAACGCTCGCGAAAGGTTATTCACTCACCACCAATAACCGTATGGAGATGATGGCAGCCGTTGTCGCTCTGCAAACCTTGAAAGAGCCTTGTGCCGTGATTCTCACCACCGATAGCCAATACGTACGCCAAGGTATCACTCAGTGGATTCATAACTGGAAAAAACGTGGTTGGAAGACGGCCGACAAAAAACCCGTTAAAAACGCCGACCTGTGGCAATTGCTGGATAAAGAAACAGCACGTCACCAAGTAGATTGGCGCTGGGTTAAAGGCCATGCTGGGCATCGTGAGAATGAGATGTGTGATGAGCTGGCTCGCACAGCAGCAGAGAACCCGACCGAAGAAGATACAGGCTACCAAGCGAGTTAAGAATTCAACAATAAAGCCGCTATGGTAGAGACCAAATGAAGCCGACCCTCAGTCGGCTTTTTTGTTGCTATTAGACAGTGGAGATGGCTCAAGTGAAGCGCGGCGAACTCCGGCTCTAAAGCTAGCGCCAACTGGAGAAAAACGTCGCTTGAGATGCCAATGAGGTTTTATTGGCTTGATTGGGTAAGTGCGTTTACGCGCCACAATGAAGTACTGACTACCCGCGACTGAAGCACAGCTACCAAGGCTATTTTCAAGCCATGTCCAAAATGCACGATAACGACTCATTGGAAATAGCGCATAGGTATCGCAATGAATAACTTGATAATTGAGTACGCCTAGCCAGTCCTTAACTCGGTTTGGTGTGTACATTCTGCCACTCCAAGGTAGACTGTTCTTGCGCCAAGGTAATAAGCTTGCGAGCCCTGTGAAGCTGAATGGATTGAACCCTGTGATGATAATATAGCCATCATCCATCATCACTCTATCGACCTCACGCAACATCCGGTGGGGGTCATTGCTATAATCTAATTGATGACTGAGAACGACAA
It encodes the following:
- a CDS encoding TIGR03503 family protein, producing the protein MFKALAWSCLLLLSISVQAATESSIRLLDNRFRVDPSIEQITFVIYRADNSQPVVLVRPDGKKYYSWRNADNVRWYQEPSMDIVSIDHPMPGPWQAVGKVSPKNNIKLLSHLVLDAKQFPDKLYQSEVLKFTARLTSDGKPLVLRDFLDRVNLKVTFTKYIENEDALVREARPVPVIMGEFADNGEDLDEKAGDGVFTVALPIDIEPGKYRARITSGNGVFLRAQEQQVLVYPSPISTTFIQSRKEGTPHTIIVSGEQGMIAPSSLATHVEHTAPDEYISYQQGQAAAEGMKVSMEVPYVGDLGIYSWSGRVFATDASSQRPLMFPIKQQTYSVVEEIDLAESRRLQEEALAEQKRIAAEQLLLKQREEERQRSMIIIGVGNVVAILLGLLIWFVVRKIRAKKQAQPEMQLSVPKS
- the dnaQ gene encoding DNA polymerase III subunit epsilon encodes the protein MNTSNNSEHRSNAENKRIVVLDTETTGMNTEGGPHYLGHRIIEIGAVEIVNRKLTGRHFHVYIKPDRAIQEEAIGVHGITDEFLVDKPEYQDVHKEFLEFIKDAELVAHNAPFDTGFMDYEFEKLDPSIGKTDDYCKVTDTLAMAKKIFPGKRNNLDILCERYGIDNSHRTLHGALLDAEILADVYLLMTGGQTSLQFNAGQQEGTAEGIRRVESGRKSLKVLRATADELEAHKNRLDLVEESGSCLWRQ
- the rnhA gene encoding ribonuclease HI: MTKQVEIFTDGSCLGNPGPGGYGIVLRYKQTEKTLAKGYSLTTNNRMEMMAAVVALQTLKEPCAVILTTDSQYVRQGITQWIHNWKKRGWKTADKKPVKNADLWQLLDKETARHQVDWRWVKGHAGHRENEMCDELARTAAENPTEEDTGYQAS
- a CDS encoding class I SAM-dependent methyltransferase, giving the protein MKPARSRKKFERPYTWEQLHNGPWLRESIQTRLDEWCPKLFGYHMLKLGGLSCEISSCTCNIQHQVNLDIQNPLHNVIADDYNLPFLEKSFDVVVLSHQLDYSNDPHRMLREVDRVMMDDGYIIITGFNPFSFTGLASLLPWRKNSLPWSGRMYTPNRVKDWLGVLNYQVIHCDTYALFPMSRYRAFWTWLENSLGSCASVAGSQYFIVARKRTYPIKPIKPHWHLKRRFSPVGASFRAGVRRASLEPSPLSNSNKKAD